GTGCAGGCTCTTTTCCTGTAATGTATGGTTCGCAACACTCGGCATAGACAATTCCGGAACCGCAAGGACAATCACTCATGTTATTACTCCAATCGTTTAATCAACCCATAGAAAGTTTATATGAACGGCTTAGTGTTCGCCGCAGGACTCATGATCATCACAAACAACAGCAGAGTCAGCAAGGTTACCCTGTGCCCACTGTGCAACGGCCTGTTTCAAATCTCCGCCACAACCGCGGATAACGTTTATATTGCTGGCCTGCAAGAGATTAACAGCTCCCTGCCCCATATTTCCTGCAAGTAGAACTGTTACACCCTTCTCAGCGAGAGTGGGAACAATGTTGGACTTACATCCACATCCTGGAGGAGGAGTAATAGTTTCTTCACCAATAATGTTTTTATCATCGTC
This window of the Maridesulfovibrio frigidus DSM 17176 genome carries:
- a CDS encoding NifB/NifX family molybdenum-iron cluster-binding protein, translated to MIIALPSRDGQVDGHFGHCEAFTLFTLDDDKNIIGEETITPPPGCGCKSNIVPTLAEKGVTVLLAGNMGQGAVNLLQASNINVIRGCGGDLKQAVAQWAQGNLADSAVVCDDHESCGEH